Within Streptomyces antibioticus, the genomic segment TTCGACGATGTACGGCAGCGTGGCGTTGGTCAGCGCGTACGTCGAGGTGTTGGGCACCGCGCCGGGCATGTTGGCGACGCAGTAGAAGACCGAGTTGTGGACCGGGAAGGTCGGCTCGGCGTGGGTGGTCGGACGGGAGTCCTCGAAGCAGCCGCCCTGGTCGATCGCGATGTCGACAAGGACACTTCCGGCCTTCATCCGGGAGACCAGCTCGTTGGTGACCAGCTTCGGGGCCTTGGCACCCGGGATCAGGACGGCGCCGATGACGAGGTCGGCCTCCAGGCACGCCTTCTCCAGCTCGAAGGCGTTGGAGACGACGGTCTGGATCTTGGTGCCGAAGATCTTGTCGGCTTCCTTGAGCTTGTTGAGGTCCTTGTCGAGCAGGGTCACGTGGAAGCCCATGCCGATGGCGATCTGCGCCGCGTTCCAGCCGGAGACACCGCCGCCGATGACGACGGCACGGCCGGCCGCCACGCCCGGGACACCGCCGGGCAGCACACCGCGGCCGCCGTTGGCGCGCATCAGGTGGTAGGCGCCGACCTGCGGGGCGAGCCGGCCCGCGACCTCGGACATGGGGGCGAGCAGCGGGAGCGCGCGGCTCGGCAGCTCGACGGTCTCGTAGGCGATCGCGGTGGTGCCGGACTCCAGCAGGGCGTCCGTGCACTCCTTGGACGCGGCCAGGTGCAGGTAGGTGAAGAGCGTCTGGTCCTTGCGGAGGCGGTGGTACTCCTCCGCGATGGGCTCCTTGACCTTCAGCAGCAGGTCGGCCGTGGCCCACACCTCGTCGGCCGTCTCCAGGATCCGGGCACCGGCGGCCACGTACTCCTCGTCCGGGATGGACGAGCCGACTCCGGCGTTGCGTTCGACGAAGACCTGGTGGCCGTTGCGCACCAGCTCGTGCACGCCGGCGGGGGTGATGGCCACCCGGAACTCGTTGTTCTTGACCTCGCGGGGGATGCCGACCTTCACGTGGATCACGGTCCTTGGCTCAGAGGGTGTGGGGCATAGCAGGACGAACCCGGAGGCAGCGGGCACACCGGGATACACCGCAGGAGAAGGTGCGGCAGAGCCAGTCTAATGAAGGTGTTCCCGCTGTCTAGCCTTTCAATGCTTCAATCTTCAGCGGATGTACTGCGGATTTCGCAGGCGTTAGCGCCATGTTCCGGCTGTTCTGGCTCAGGAACGCCCTTGCCGGACCGCTTCCGGGGCGGTTCCGCGGCCCCGGCCGGGGCCGGCCCGTCGGCGCGCTCCGGCTCGTGTGCGGTGGCGCGCTCCGGCGCGGGGGACTCCTCTCCCAGGATGCGCTCCGCCGCGGCTCGGTGCAGTCGGGCGGCCGCCGGGTCGCCCAGGTGTTCCAGGGTGTCGGCCAGCCGGAGCTGCACCGCCGCCTGGAGCCGCTCGTCGTCGGCGCGCCGCGCCCACTCCATGGCCTCCTGGCAGGTGCGCAGCGACTCCTCGGGCCGCCCGGCGTACTCCTGGACCCGGGCCAGCTCGCTCAGCGCCCGCGCGTGGGCGGCCGGCTCGCCGTTCTTGCGGTGCCCCGCGGCGGCGGCCCGCCAGTTGCGCTGGGCCTCGCCGTACCGGCCGGCGTAGGTGTGCGCGGTGCCGATCCGGCCGTACAGGCGCGCGGCGTCCGTCCGCTCGTCGCGGGCCAGCCGCTGGGCGAGGGCCCGGCCGAACCAGTCGGCGGCCCGTTCGTAGTCGCCCAGCTCCAGATGCGCGCCGCCGACGGATTCCATCGCGCGGCCGGTGGCGTACGGATCGTTCGCCTCGCGTCCGGCGTCCAGC encodes:
- the ald gene encoding alanine dehydrogenase, translating into MIHVKVGIPREVKNNEFRVAITPAGVHELVRNGHQVFVERNAGVGSSIPDEEYVAAGARILETADEVWATADLLLKVKEPIAEEYHRLRKDQTLFTYLHLAASKECTDALLESGTTAIAYETVELPSRALPLLAPMSEVAGRLAPQVGAYHLMRANGGRGVLPGGVPGVAAGRAVVIGGGVSGWNAAQIAIGMGFHVTLLDKDLNKLKEADKIFGTKIQTVVSNAFELEKACLEADLVIGAVLIPGAKAPKLVTNELVSRMKAGSVLVDIAIDQGGCFEDSRPTTHAEPTFPVHNSVFYCVANMPGAVPNTSTYALTNATLPYIVELANRGWVEALRRDAALAKGLNTHDGKVVYREVAEAHGLEHVALDTLLD